The following nucleotide sequence is from Borrelia sp. A-FGy1.
TATGAAGAAGTTGTTGATAAACTTAGCTCTTTAGGAGCAAAAATTAAAAGAATTATCGATAAATAAAATTTTTATTCTATTAAAGGAGAATGTTTTTGATAAGAAAGAAAGATAAAATAAGAGAACTTGTTATTAATGGAAATATATATAAAGTAATTTTTGTTGTTGGTTTACCCTTAGTTATTACTAATATTATTCAAATTTTTTATGAACTTACAGATATGTTTTATGTAGGAAAACTTGGTACTTTATATGTAAGCGCGCTTTCTCTTATTTGGCCTATAAATTTTTTTATTGTATCTTTAGGCATGGGCATGGGCATAGGCAGTATATCTTTAATAGCTAGGAATTTTGGCGAGGGTAATTATAAGAAAACAGCTAGATATTCAGGCCAGTTGTTGATATTAAGCTTTTTTCTTTCTATGTTAGTCGTAGTATTAGCATTCATTTTTATTGATCCTATTTTAGATTATATTGGTGCTACGGGAGATCTTAAAAATCATGCAAGGGAGTATTTTTCTGTAGCTATCTATGGGATTCCTGTTATGTTTTTAAGTATGTCTATTATGTTTGTATTAAATGCAATAGGATCCACAGTTATTTCAATGATGATGATTTTAATTGCAAATATTATTAATTTCATTCTTGATCCTATTTTAATATTTACTTTTAATTTAGGTATTGCTGGTGCTGCTTGGGCTACTCTTTTCTCAAAATTAATTACTATTGTAAGTTATCTTATTATGGCCTTTTGTTTTAATAAATGTTTAAAAATTTATATTAAAGATTTAATTCCTAATCTTAATTATTTATTTCAGATACTCAAATGTGGTATACCTGCATCTTTAAGTCAGGCTATGGTATCTTTTTCTTTTATCATTTTTAACTCATTTATTGTAACAATTGGGACTGATTTTTTGGCTGCTTATGGTATTTCTAATATGATAGATACTTTTTTGTTTTTGCCTGCAATGGCTTTTAGTTCTGCTTTAGCATCGATAATTGGACAAAATCTTGGAATCAATAAGGTAAAAAGGGCTATAGAGACTTTACATAAGGGATTTTTTGTTATAAGTTTGATTTCTATTTCGACTACATTAATTTTGATTATTAATAGAAATTTTTTAATATCTCTTTTTACCAGTAATCAAACAGTTTTAGAATATGCAAATTATTATTTATTTTTTGTTGCCATTGGTAGTATTGGATTTTCTTTTCAACTTGCACTGCAGAGTGCTTTAATCGGGTCTGGTTTAACTAATATAGTGATGATCGTTACTTTTACTAGAGTATGGCTTGTAGCAATGCCCATTATGTTAATAATTAAATATTTTGGTGTACTTTTTGAATATATTTGGATTTTTGCTATGATTCCAAGTTATATTGGATTCTTCATTATGCTTGCTATTTTACTTAGTGGTTCTTGGAAGCAGAAAAAAATTTAAATGGCCCAAAGTAAAACTAAGCTTGGAAAGTTAATATTAAGAGGGAATTTATGTGAATTGTTTTTGGCTACTAATTTTTTTGTTCTGATAACTATTATTATTTAAGCTTTTTGTTTACTTGCAATATATGTTTTATATAGGAAAGTTATTTGAATTTCTTTTTTATCTCTATATCTTACGGGTTCTTCTACTAGTTTTCTTATTATGATTTTCCCTAAGGGGGGGGGGTGAAAAAGCATATCGTTAATATCTAAATCTATTTATGAATAGACATTTTTTAAGTTTTAAAAATTGTTAGATAGTTGTTATGCCTTAATTTTATACTGTATTTTTTGTTAAAATTTTTATTTTTCTATTTGTAGAGCTTATTCTATTATTTAATATCTTTTAAAAAAATCTTAAGTAACTTTTTATGCCTTATTTTTATGTGAAAATTTATGGCAATACCTATAATTTTAAATATTTTGAATTTTGATAACATATATGTATTAAATCCCAAAGGTGGTGCACACATGCACTATCATTTTAATGATGACATTTTTAGCTACAAATATTACTAGTTTTATTCTTGATCTTAATTTTAATATTTGCTCTTAATTTAGATATTGTCGGTATTTTTTAGATTACTCTTTTTTAAAATTAGTAGTAGGATTTTCTTGTTTGTTTTTAACCTATAGATTATTAAATCTTAGATTTAAGACAAAAACAAAAGGATACTAGTAAGATTATCTTTTAATGATAGACATTTTAATTTATTCTTTGCAAATTGCTTTTGCGCAGATTATTGCTTTTCTTTCTTTTTTGTTTTTGATTATCTTTTAATTTAAATTATTCAAAATTTTTAGATTATTATGAATTTACAAATGATATTACTACTTTTTTTGAGTAAAATTTTAGAAAAAATAATTTTGTGTGGTAAAAAATAATTTAAGGAAAAGATCTTATGTCTTTAGTAGTATTATTCTATTATTCAAAGTTAGTGAATTATAATCTATTTTAGAGGATGCATTATAATCTTTTTAAGATGATTTAGAGGTTTTGAATTTATTCTAATAATTATTTATTTTTAGAATAAGTTTAGGCTATTGGAATGGGTTGCGGTAAGTTTTGAGGAAGGGAGAGGGGAGAGTGGCAGTGTAAAATGTAAAAATTTTTACATAACCATTTTTTATCTATTTTTGTTTTTCTTTTTTCTAATAATCTTTAAGTAGGGCTTGTGTTTAAAATAAAACAATAAATCTATTGACTATATATTAAATAATGTGTAGACTATCTAAGTTGTTAAGGATTCTTTTAGAAAAACACGAAAGTCGGGTCAATTTCTAAGAAAAGATATTCTTTTTAATGTATGCTATGGTAGTTCTATTTATCTTGTAATTATTGTATATTGTTTATATTGTTAAAAATAAGGTGGAATTCTTAAGATAAGAATTTTTTAAATAATTAAGTAAAGATTTGGAGTATAAATTTAGGAGGTGATTCATGGCTAAAGAAGTTTTTCAGAGAACAAAACCGCATATGAATGTTGGTACAATAGGGCATGTTGACCACGGGAAGACAACGCTAACTGCTGCTATTAGCATTTATTGTTCAAAGGTAAATAAAGATGCTAAGGCGCTTAAATATGAAGATATTGATAATGCGCCTGAGGAGAAAGCAAGAGGAATAACAATTAATGCTAGACATATTGAATATGAGACTGCAATTCGACATTATGCCCATGTTGATTGTCCTGGGCATGCTGACTATATTAAAAATATGATTACTGGTGCAGCTCAAATGGATGCTGCTGTCTTATTGGTTGCTGCTGACAGTGGAGCAGAACCACAGACTAAAGAGCATTTACTTCTTGCACAGAGAATGGGAATAAAGAAAATAATAGTATTTTTGAATAAATTAGATTTAGCAGATCCTGAACTTGTTGAGCTTGTTGAAGTTGAAGTTTTGGAACTTGTTGAAAAATATGGATTTGCTGGTGATACGCCAATAATAAAGGGGTCGGCCTTTGGAGCTATGTCAAATCCTGATGATCCTGAGTCTACTAAGTGTATAAAAGAGCTTCTGGATTCTATGGATACTTATTTTGATCTTCCTGAAAGAGATATTGATAAGCCATTTTTACTTGCTATTGAGGATGTTTTTTCTATTTCTGGACGTGGTACTGTTGCTACTGGTCGTATTGAGAGAGGCCTTATTAAGGTTGGACAAGAAGTGGAAATTGTTGGAATTAGAGACACTAGGAAAACAACTGTTACTGGGGTTGAAATGTTCCAAAAAATTCTTGAGCAAGGACAAGCGGGGGATAATGTTGGGCTTTTGCTTAGAGGTGTTGATAAGAAAGACATTGAAAGAGGACAGGTTATTGCTGCTATTGGAACAATTACTCCTCATAAAAAGTTTAAGGCTTCTATATATTGTTTAACTAAGGAAGAAGGCGGAAGACATAAACCATTTTTCCCAGGATATAGGCCACAATTCTTTTTTAGAACAACAGATGTTACAGGTATGGTAACTTTAGAGGATAAGGAAATGGTTATGCCTGGAGATAACGTTGATATTGTTGTTGAACTTATCTCTT
It contains:
- a CDS encoding MATE family efflux transporter, which gives rise to MIRKKDKIRELVINGNIYKVIFVVGLPLVITNIIQIFYELTDMFYVGKLGTLYVSALSLIWPINFFIVSLGMGMGIGSISLIARNFGEGNYKKTARYSGQLLILSFFLSMLVVVLAFIFIDPILDYIGATGDLKNHAREYFSVAIYGIPVMFLSMSIMFVLNAIGSTVISMMMILIANIINFILDPILIFTFNLGIAGAAWATLFSKLITIVSYLIMAFCFNKCLKIYIKDLIPNLNYLFQILKCGIPASLSQAMVSFSFIIFNSFIVTIGTDFLAAYGISNMIDTFLFLPAMAFSSALASIIGQNLGINKVKRAIETLHKGFFVISLISISTTLILIINRNFLISLFTSNQTVLEYANYYLFFVAIGSIGFSFQLALQSALIGSGLTNIVMIVTFTRVWLVAMPIMLIIKYFGVLFEYIWIFAMIPSYIGFFIMLAILLSGSWKQKKI
- the tuf gene encoding elongation factor Tu, giving the protein MAKEVFQRTKPHMNVGTIGHVDHGKTTLTAAISIYCSKVNKDAKALKYEDIDNAPEEKARGITINARHIEYETAIRHYAHVDCPGHADYIKNMITGAAQMDAAVLLVAADSGAEPQTKEHLLLAQRMGIKKIIVFLNKLDLADPELVELVEVEVLELVEKYGFAGDTPIIKGSAFGAMSNPDDPESTKCIKELLDSMDTYFDLPERDIDKPFLLAIEDVFSISGRGTVATGRIERGLIKVGQEVEIVGIRDTRKTTVTGVEMFQKILEQGQAGDNVGLLLRGVDKKDIERGQVIAAIGTITPHKKFKASIYCLTKEEGGRHKPFFPGYRPQFFFRTTDVTGMVTLEDKEMVMPGDNVDIVVELISSIAMDKNVEFAVREGGRTVASGRILEILE